The region AATTTTACATGAAAAAACTTAATGCTTCCTTAAAATTTTCAAAAAAGGTAATATTTCATGTTCAACGACTTCTAATCCCAACTCAATACCCATCTTATTTTCACCATGAAAATCAGAACCTGCAGTAATTATTAAATCATATTTTCTTGCCAATCTTTTATACTCTTCTATCATCTTTTTTGTATGGTGAGGATAAAATACTTCAATTCCGGCTAAACCAGCATCTTTAAGTAATTTTACAAGCTTTTCTAATTCTTGTTCTTCTAATTGAGTTTGATAAGGATGAGCTAAAACAACAATACCACCGGCTTGAGTAATTAATTCTATTGCTTCGGTATATGGTAATCTTTTTTTATCTATATAAACACTTGCCCCTCTTTTAAGATATCTTTCAAAAGCTTCTTGTGTATTTTTAACATATCCCTTTTTAACCATTAAACTTGCAAAATGTGGCCTACCTATTAAATCCCCACCTGCTTCCTCTAACAATTCTTCCTCAGTTATATCAAACCCCAATTTCTGCATTTTTTGAATCATCATTAAATTTCTTTCTTCTCTAAACTCTTGTAAAGTTTTGAGAGATTGATTCAATTTTTCATTTTCTATGTCAAACGCATATCCTAATAAATGTAAGGTAGTAGGAAATTCAGCGCTTATTTCAACCCCTGGTACAAAAATTAAATTATTCAATAATCTATTTTCTAAAAAATTAATATCTTTAATACCATCTAGCGTGTCATGATCAGTAATAGAAAAAACTTGTATTTTTTTATCCACAGCCATATTGATTAATTCTTCAGGACTATTAGTTCCATCGGAACCAGTAGAATGAACATGTAAATCAATTCTCAATTTATTACCTCCACTAAATTGACTTGGAAAATTTAATCTTGTGATTTCTTCCAAATGATATGATTTCTTTTGTCATCGTATATACCTTCTAAATCCTCCGGTAAATCAATATCATCTATGTGTTTCGCAATTGCTTCTCTAATTAGATCTTCTGGCAAGGATGTAATTATCCACAAATCACTTAGATAGATAAAATTATTTTCCCTAATAGGTGATTTGTAAATAGCACTTTCAATTGCCTTGGCGAAAACTTCTAAGGGCACTTCTTTTACAAAACCTTTACCAGACTCTTCTCCATATATATTATTCATCTATTTTAAGCACATGATACTCCATCCTCTATAGGTTGGAGATCAATGTGCCATTCCCTCCTTTCAAATAAAAATGTATTAACAAGTTTGTATATCCTTCTTATAAAGCTAACTCTACTGTCTTCACAAATTCTAAAATCCTTACTATATGTATATTTAAGTTTTAATTATTTTAACAAAATGCCTCTTCACTTCTGATCCTTACTAATTCTTAATTTTCTAACTTCTCAGTTACTTCTACCAAAGGAGGTAGGAGGGCTTCGCCCTAGACCCACCATTATAAATTCAAACGATTACTTTTAGAAAATCTTCTTTTTCTAAAATCCTTAAAACCAACTCACCCATTTTTGACATTATAAAGCTTTCTTTTTTTGAATCTCTCATCCTTTTACCTTTTCTCTATGCAGAATATTGCAATATAACAGCTATTTATTTGCTATTTACATCGATCTAATTTAAAAAATAAATAGTAATTATAAATGTATTTTTAAACTATAGTTATATAACTCTCCCACCATACAAAGCAGCAGAAGCTGCTCCCAATATACCTGCATCTTCAACCAAAAGTGATTGCTCTATTGAATATGTGTTAGCAAAACTGGTCATCACGAATTTATTCACGGTTTGTTTTAAAGGAATAAATAAAGCATCACCAGCTTTACTCATTCCACCACCAATAATTATTTTCTCTGGATTAAAGGCATGAATATAATTTCCAATAGCTTGAGCTAATGCATCTATAGCAAAATTAACTACCACTTTTGCTAGGGGATCATTCTGTTTATAAGCGTCAAAAACATGTTTGGATTCAATTTTTTCTTTACTACCCGCCAAATTTAGAACCAAACTATTAGGATATCTTTCAAGTAAATTTCTGGCCTCCCTTGCAATCGATTTGGCAGAAGCAATAGCTTCTACACAGCCTCTGTTTCCACAACCGCATTGAGGTCCGTTAGGAATTACAACCATATGTCCTAATTCAGGTGCCAACCCATTTTTACCGGTTAAAAACAAACCGTTACATACAACGCCTGAACCTATTCCAGTACCTAACGTTAAAGCTATGAAATCGGTTAACCCTTTTGCCTTTCCAAAATACCACTCTCCAAGAGCAAAAGCATTAGCATCGTTTTCAACGAAAACTTCTACACCCGTATTTTGTTTAATATTTTCACCCAATTCAAAATCATGCCATTCAGGAAAATTAGGAGAAAACCTTACTATTCCTTTACCTCTATCAATAGAACCCGGTGATCCAATTCCAATAGATTGAACTTTGACACCTTTCATCAATTCTAAAGCAACTAAAGTAATATTTTCTATAACTTTCTTATTACCCTTTTCTACCTCGGTGGGATGAGATGTTTTTTTTATTATTCCTTTTTCAGAGTCAACTAAACCTGCTTTTATTTCCGTGCCTCCTAAATCAATGCCTACTACTAACAAATTCATCACTCCTTGGATTATTCTTTTCTAGAACTTTTTCTGTCCACTTTATTATACCAAAATGATAAAATTAATTAAGTATAAAAAACTAATTTATTGATATTTTTAAATAAAATTTACATTAACACTTTAATATAGATAATTAGAATAATTTATATTAGAAGTTTCTAAAGGAGGATATATATGGTTTGTGCTATAATTGTTGCTGGTGGTGAAGGAAAAAGAGCTGGTTATAATGTTCCTAAACAATTTCAAAAAATAAACGGGAAATCAGTTTTAAGACTGACTGCAGAAAAAATTCAGAATTCGCCTGAAATTGATAAATTCATTGTTATTTCTCACAAAAATTATTGTGAAGAAACCCAACATGAAGTACAAGATCTTAACAAATTTATTTCTGTTGTAATAGGTGGTAATAGTAGACAACAAAGTGTGTATAATGGTCTAAAATTTTTGAGAGAATTAAAATATAAAATATCATACGTCGCTATACATGATGCAGTACGACCTTTTGTAAACATCAACAAAATCTCTGAATGTGTCAAGATGGCTAAAGAAAAAGGGGCAGCTATCCTTGCTGAAAAAGCAACATATACAATGTCTAAAGTTCAAAATATGAACATCAAATCTGTCTTAAATAGAGACGAAATCTATTTGCACAATACCCCTCAAGTATTTGACTTTTTAAAGCTTTTATTTGCTTATTCACAAGTTGAAAATATGTTAGATTCTTTTACTGATGATGCTTCTATTTATCACTATTGTGGATTTAATATCTATATTGTTGAGGATGACAAAAATAATATAAAACTTACCACAAAAGAGGATTTTTTATTGGCTGAATATTTGTTAAAATTAGGTTATTAATAATTTACATTTCTAAAAAAGTTTTAAAAAGTTTTATTCCTAAATCAATACTATCATCGTCCGGTAAAAATTTTGGGCTGTGAAGTCCAAATTTTTTACCTTTTGATGTTCCTAACCAACACATTAATGAAGGATATTTTTTTGATATAAACCCAAAGTCTTCTGCTGTCATTTTCATTCCACAGTCAACAACATCGAACTTTTGAGAAAGGACTGTAACATAATTATCATATAGCTCTTTATCATTTTCTACTTCAACATAAAATGAACCTCTATCCAGTTTATAACTGACCTTAGTTATCAACAAAATTCCTTCTAATATATTTTTTAGTGTCTGAAAGTACTCTAAATTAATTTCTGAACTGACGCTTCTCACACTTCCTTCTAGCTTGGCTTCATCAGGTACTATATTAATTGCCCTTCCAGCACTTACTTTTCCAATTCCAAAAATAAAGGGAATCATTGGATCTCTTGGAATCTTATCTAAACAATCTAAAAATAATCTAAGTGCATTTAGGGCGTTTTTTGAATATTGAGGAAAAGCAAGATGAGATGCCTCACCTTCAAAAGTAACAATTATTTCCATAGACGAAGCAAACATAACACCACGTGTTGTAGCAACTGTACCAAAAGGATATTCATCAGTCACATGTAAAGCAAATGCTTTTTTAATATTATACCTATCCAGAAATTTACTTTCAATGATTTTTTCTGCTCCCCCTTTTGACTCTTCTGCTGGCTGGAACAGGAAAATTATATTCTTTTTTATCCGGTTTTTTACAACATCTAAAAGCAATCCATACAGTATGGATGTATGAACATCATGACCACAAGCATGCATATATTCGTTTTTTGACTTAAATTTAATATCTGTTTGTTCTTTTATGTTCAATGCATCTATATCTGCACGAAAAAGTATATATTCATCATTATTCTCTCCATAACTATATTCAACGACTAATCCGGTGGATAATGGTTTATAAATTTTTAAATCAACTTGATAAAATCGAGCAATTTCATCTATGCTTGATTCTAATAGTTGAGTTGTTTTAATTTCTTCAAAGGCTAATTCAGGATAGCTATGAAGGGCGTGCCTTAATTCATAAGGAGTAGGAATCACTTTAAAAGTACCTCCAATTTATCAATCATCTCATCAATTTCCTCATATTCAATGTTCAACGCTGGCAGAAGCCTTATTACTTTCCCTTTGACAACATTCAGTAACAAACCCAAATCCAATGCTTCGTTTATTATATTAGGCATAGATTCTTTTAATTCAATACCTAACATCAACCCTTTTCCTCTTATTTCCTTTATTCTTGAAATTTTTTTATTTTTTAGACCCTTAATGATGTATTCTCCTTTTTTTGCTACATCTTCCAATAAACTTGGAAGCTTTTCTAATATGTATCTCGCACCAGCTGTTGCAACGGGATTGGGTGAAAATGTTGATCCATGTTCGCCCTTTTCAAAGGCTTGAGATATATTTTCTAAAAAAATAGTTGCTCCTAAAGGTAGACCTCCCCCTAAAGATTTTGCGACAGTTATAATGTCAGGAGATAAACTATAATGCTGGTAAGCAAATATCTTTCCGGTTCTGCCCAGCCCTGACTGTATTTCATCACATACTAAGATGAAATTGTACCTTTCTTTATATCGCTCAATAGCCCTTGCAAACTCTAACTTAATTGGAATAACTCCACCAGATCCAAGTATAGGCTCAACAAAAACTGCCAAAGTTTCTTCACCAAAAGAATCAAAAAAATTACTTAAATCATCTATATCATTAAATTTTAACTCAACAGTATTTGGTATTAAAGGTTCAAAAGGTTCTCGTAAATTTTTAAAGCCGTTTATAGATAAAGAGCCTAGTGTCCTTCCATGAAATGCATTTTCAAAATATATGATTTTATTTCTTTTTGGAGTAGCCCGTTTTTTGATTGCTTTTAATGCAGCTTCTGTCGCTTCAGTACCAGAATTTGTAAAATACACACTACCATTTTTTTCCGTAAATTTCACTAACTGTTGCGAAACTATCAAAGTATCCTCATCTAAAAAAAAATTAGAAACATGCATATATCTTTCCAATTTTGATTTAATGGTTTCTAACAAACCTGGATTGGAGTGCCCCAAACTCATAACTCCAATTCCAGCAAATGTATCTAAATACTTCTGACCTTTCTTATCAAAAATATAAACTCCCTTTGCCCTCTCTATTTCAATAGGAAATGTATCATACATTTTTAAAAAAGTCATAAATTAAACTCCTTTGCCAATATATTAACTGCCCTATTTTTATATTCGGTTGGAACTAAGCATGAAATTTTAATTTCAGATGTTGTTACTAAGGTTATAGGAATATTTTCCATAGCCTTAAAAAATCTGGAAGCAACTCCCCTTGCTTTTCTCATTCCAACTCCAACAATAGATATTTTAACAAGGCCATTCTTATAATTTATCTTTGTTCCATCAACATTTTTTAAAAAACCATTAAATACTTTATCTACATTTTCCAAACCACTTTCAACGATACTAAACGACACGTTAACTTTGTCATGATCATTTATCATAGAAATCATATCAATATTAAGATTATTCTCAGCAGCAACTTCAAAAACCTTATTGACTAATAAAAAATCTGTTGGAAGATTTAAAATAGTAACTTGAATTTGATTGTCATCTGCACTTAATCCAGTAACAGTAGGTTCCTCTAAATAATTTTCATAAGCACTCACGACGTAACTTCCCTCCTCATCACTAAAAGATGATGCACAATAAATTGTAACATTATATTTTTTTGCAATTTCAACAGATCTTGGATGTAAGACTTTTGCACCTAATGCAGCCATTTCCAACATTTCATCATGCGTTACATACTTTAACTTCTTCGCTTGAGGATACAGTTTAGGATCAACTGTATAAATGCCTGGAAAATTGCTATAAATTTCGCAAGGCGCTTTTAAATACGCTGCTAAAGCAACTGCAGATGTGTCTGATCCACCTCTTCCTAAAGTTGTTAAGTCTCCTTCTTCTGTGATCCCTTGAAAACCTGTAACAACAAGCACATCATATTTTTCTAAACTCTGATAAATATATTCTCTATTAACATTTTTTATCTGTGCTTCTGTAAAATCAGACGTTGTTATTATTTTTAATTGAAAAGCATTTACAGATCTAGCATTAATCCCCATCTCATTTAAAACCATAGCTAATAATGAGGCGCTTATCTGTTCTCCTGTTGTTAATAACATGTCTAGTTCTCTAGGTTCTGGCCTTTGGACAATTTCGTTAGCTAATTTAATTAAGCGATTTGTCGTGTCTCCCATCGCCGAAACTACAGCCAGCACCTTAAAACCTTTTAAAACTTTTGATTGAATTTTTTTTGCAACATTTTTCATACGTTCGGCATCTGAAACTGAGCTCCCACCATACTTTTGAACAACAATATTCATTTTTTATTTCACCCCGGTTGGTTTAATTAAGTAAAACAAAAAATTCTTAAAATACTAACTTTTAATTTTCTAATTTTCTTAACTCATCAATTAATTGAGTTTTAGATTTTGTTTTCTCATCAACATGTTTAACAAATTTAGCTGGAACGCCGGCAACTACTGAAAAAGGCTCGACATCTGATAATACCACAGAACCGGCAGCAACAATTGAACCTTTACCAATTCTAATTCCTTCAAGGATAACCGCATTAGCACCTATCATTACGTTATCTTCGATGACAACAGGTTGGGCACTAGGAGGTTCTATCACACCAGCAACTATTGCCCCAGCTCCTATATGACAATTTCTACCTATTTCTGCTCTTCCTCCAATGACTGCATTCATATCAATCATTGTATTTTCACCTATCTGAGCCCCTATATTTATTATTGCTCCCATCATGATAACACATCCTGAACCTATTTCTACCATATCTCTAATGACTGCTCCTGGTTCTATTCTCGCATTATATTTTGAAAGGTCGGCTAAGGGAATTGCAGAATTTTTTCTATCCATTTCAATCTTATATTTCTCAATATAATCTTTATTTTCTCCATACAATTTTTTGAACTCTTTCTCATCACAAAACAAAATGCCAAATTTGTCGTTACCAAAAAAATCTAAGTTTGAAAAATCTATAAAGTTTAATTTTCCACTAAGATATACCTTTATAGGTGTCATCTTTTTTGAATTAGCTATATAATTAATTATTTCCTGACTATTCATTTAATTTTACTCCTTTCTTAATTTTCAAACATCACATCTTCAAAAATGTAAAAACCATTTTCTTTATTTAAAATAAAATTAGCCGATTTATAAACACCGTCAGCAAACGCCCTTCTAGATAATGCTCTATGAGAAATGGTCAATACTTCTCCTAAATTTGCTAAATACAATATATGATCACCTGGTACATTTCCTAATCTTAACGAACTTATTGGAACTTCTTTTTCAAGGCATTCTTTTATCATTTTAGCTGTCCCGGAGGGTTTATCTTTTTTGAATCGATGATGAGCTTCTACTATTTCTATGTCCCATCCGTCAATATATTCTTTCAAAAGATCTACAACTTTTAAAAATAATTGTATTCCTATTGAAAAGTTATAGCTTTGAACAATTGGAATCTCTTGTGATAATAGTTTAAGACTTTGCAATTGCTCTTCACTCAATCCTGTTGTTCCGATAATTAAAGGAACTTTAAAATTTTTAACAAACTCAATTGTTTTTTCTAATACCTCTGGAAGAGAAAAATCAATGATTAATTCAGGGGTCTGTGAAAAATACTCTCCATCTTTATCATATCCCCAAACAAATTCGTGCCCTTTTTCCTCAAATAACAATTTGACTTCATTTCCCATTCTACCTTTATAACCAACTATCCCAAACTTCATATCAATCCCAACCTCTCCATCTCTTTTTTTACAAGAGTTTGAGTTTCTAAAGTTCCAGAAACTAAGGGTAATCTAAGTATATTTTTACATAACCCTAAAAGAGAAACAGCATATTTAATTGGTATAGGGTTGACCTCTCTGAATAAAAGTTTGTTAAAGAATGTATAATTGTTATTAATTCTTCTTGCGTTGGGCAAATCATTCACCAAAAGCAAATGTGTCAACTCTACTATAGCTTTTGGTGCAACATTTGACGTAACAGAAATAACTCCGTCTCCTCCCAAAGCCATAATAGGTAACACTTGATCATCATTCCCCGAGAATACACTAAAAGTGTCTGGCTTTATTGAAAATAATTCAACGATTTGAGAAATATTGCTGCTGGCTTCTTTTATTCCAATTACATTATTAGCAATATGATGAATTTCTATTGCAGTTTCTGGATTTACATTTATTCCTGTTCTAGATGGAACATTATATATTATTATAGGTAAAGAAGTTCTTTCAGCTATGTATTTATAATACTCTACAAGTCCTTTTTGAGTGCTTTTATTGTAATAGGGAGTTACAATCAGAACACCATCAGCACCAGCTTTTTCTGCCATTTTATTGTATTTTAATACATGCTTTACATTATTAGTTCCTGTTCCAATTATTACAGGAATCTTTCCATCAACAATTTCTAACACAATATCAACTATTTTCTCTCTTTCATCATCCTCAATAGCTGGAGCTTCTCCAGTCGTACCTAAAACAATTAAACTGTCAATATTATTGGTTAATTGAAATTTAACAAATTTTTTCAAAGATTCGTAATCAACTTCCTCATTTTCATCAAAAGGAGTTATCATAGCTGTTCCAACACCTTTAAACATTAAAAATCACTCCTTATTTAATTTAAATTATCTTTCTTTTCACATGATAATGTAGCAAAATAATCATCTAATGTTTCAGCTCTTCTAATTAATTCATATGATTGATCATTTGTAAATAAATACTCAGCAGATCTCAATTTACCATTATAATTAAATCCCATTGCATGACCATGCGCACCTACGTCATGAAAAATTAATATATCTCCAACTTCTAATTTCGGTAAAAGTCGATCTTCCGCTAACTTATCATTATTTTCACATAATGAACCAACTACATCATACAGTTCTGCTTCCGTTATATTTAAAGGCTTGTTTAAGACAGTAATATGATGATATGCCCTATACATAGCAGGTCTCAATAAGTTTGCAGAGTTTGCATCTATTCCTGCATATTTTTTATAGGAATTCTTAATATGCAATACACGTGTAACCAAATAACCATTTGGACCAGTTATATATCTTCCGTGTTCCATATATATTTTTGGAGGATTTATCCCGTTTTTTAAAATAATTTTTTCATATAATTTTTTTATTTCACTAGATACATAGTAGATATCTAATTCTTTTTCATCAGGTTTATATGGTATCCCAAAGCCGCCGCCTAAATCCACAAAATCAAAGTTAATACCTAAATTTGTATGAATTTCTAACACCAAATTAAACATTATTTCAGCAACTTTAATATGATTATGAGGATTTAGTTCATTTGAAACAGCCATTATATGGAGCCCAAATTTTTTTGCTCCATATTTTTGAAGAACCTCAAAACCTCTTATTAGATCCTTTTTTGGAACACCAAATTTAGATTCTTTTAAATTCCCTATAATATAATTTCCAAAATCTCCACCAGGATTGTATCTAATAGAAACTAATTCAGGTATATGTAAATGCTCTTTTAGAATATCAATATGTCCAATATCATCAAGATTCAATGTTGCGCCTAAAGATAAAGCTTTTTCATATTCTTCCAAGGGTGTATCGTTAGATGTAAATAATATTTCATCTCCCTTAAACCCCGCCTTTTCAGCTAAAATCAGCTCTGCCATTGAACTACAATCTACTCCACATCCTTCTTCTTTGACTATACTTAAAATACGAGGATTTGGAGTAGCTTTGATGGCAAAAAATTCTTTGAATTCAGCCCATGAAAAGGCATCTTGTAATGTTTTAATTCTCTCCCTTATCCCATTTTCATAATATAGATAAAAAGGTGTTTTTGTATTATTTGCGAATTCTTTAATTTTTTGTTCGCTAAACGGAATTATTTTCTTCAACACGTACACCACCTAAAAATGTATTTTATATAGAGTTTAATTCTTTGTGTTTCAACAAAATCCTTATAGCATTTGTTGCAGCTCCAACCCTTATATTGTCAGCAATCACCCACATCAAAAAAGTTTTTTCTTCAGGTTTCCTAAGCCTTGATACGTAGGTATAATCTGTTCCAGCTACTTCTATAGGACTAATATATTCCTCACTATATTTTACATTAGGAGTTTTTTCTATTAATTCTATCAACTCGTTAACTGAAGCATCTTTTTCCGTTCTAAAAAATATCGATTCTGAGTGTCCATACAATACTGGAACCCTTACCGTTGTAGGATAAATTTTTATTTTCTTATCGTCAAATATTTTTTTTGTTTCTTCTATCATCTTTTCCTCTTCTTTAGTAAATCCGCTTTCTAGTATATCCCCAATAATAGGTATAACATTGTTATTAATCATTTTTGGGAAATGTTTAATCTCCGTATTTCCTTGTTGCTGATTTATCAATTCCATCAAACCTTTATTACCAGCACCAGATACAGCTTGATAGGTAGAAACAACTATTTCTTTTATTATTAATGATCTATAAATATTATTTAATGCTAGTACCATTTGTATCGTAGAACAATTTGGATTTGCTATGATCCCTTTATATCCCTTTAGAATATCTCCATTTATTTCTGGAACTACAAGTGGAATATTTTCTTTCATCCTAAAAAATGAAGAATTATCTATCACAACATTACCTGCTTTCTCAGCAATTGAAGCAAATTTTTCAGAAACACTACCGCCAGCAGAAAATAATATATAATCATATTTTTCTTTCATTTTTTCTTCTTCTAATTTTTCTACAATATAATGCTTAGAACCAACTTTTATTTTCTGTCCTTTTGACCTTTCTGAAGCAAATAATCTTAGTTCCTGAATTTCGTTGATCAAGTTATACTCTTCGAAAAGTCTCAAAAACATCCGCCCAACTTCTCCTGTTGCTCCTACCACTGCCACTTTCAAGGTATTCACCTCCATAAAATCAAAATATAAAACCTCTCAACATGGAGAGGTTTTATATAAAAAATTTATATTTTAGCGGCTCTCCACGTTGGGACAAAACGTGACAGTTATGTAGGTATTCCCTACATACCCAGGGGTTATAAAAGTTGAGGCTACTTTTATACCCCTTCGGCAACCTCGCCTTTCGCTTCTTTTCCGCCTCATCAATAAGAGAAGCTACTAATCTTGGTTGCGCCTCCGCTCTTAATTAATTAACTTTTCCTAAGAATAACATAATCACATGACAAGTTTATTAGTGTATCATTACATTTTGTTGTCAATTATATATTAAAATTTTTATAATTAAATATTTTTTAAAACACTTGACCTAAACCTATCCAGAAATTACCTTCTAAATTTTTGTCCCATCCATAACCAAAACTTAATTGCCCGAACAATGGAACTGTTATTTTTAAACCTCCACCAAATGACCAAATTGGTTGAGAAAAAATAGTTGAAATATCACCGGTCGCATTCCCTAAATCAAAAAAACCAAATAGATCCAATGGTATGTCTCCTCTAGCAAGTTCATACACCAATTCTGTATTCAATAGTAATAATGCGGCGTCTCCATCTTTTTCATAAAATGGATAAGTTCTTACTGAATTAAATCCTCCAACCCAAAAGTCCGGATATAAATCTTTTTCATCTACTACTGTTGATAGTCTTAATCGGGAACCTAGAGTAAATTTATAATAACTTTTAAATAATTTGCCTTCTAGGTTGACACCTATATAATTGTCATCAATATTATTTATCTCAAAACCCATAATATCATTTACCTTAAAATAATATCCATTATATGGTCTATAAGGACTATCAATAGTATCGTAAATATATCCTATAGAACTATCTAGGGTATTTAAAGATTTAATTGTTTCTGAAGAAGTAGAAGTATCTGTGGCATCTTCAGTTGTTTCTTCAAATTTGTAATGATTAAACGAAAATGAACTTGTTAAATATGAAAAATCATATATTTGGTATCTTGGACTTATTCCAAATTGTAGTTCACTAGTTATTTTTTTGTCTTTTAACAGATATGAGGTTTCGTCTGGATTAATTGTATATTTAATATTTGTTCCTAGATTTAAATTGCTCCCTAAAAGTTTAATAATATCAAAATCAAATTCAAAAACGTATTGTTTACTTAATGGTACCATAGTTGTTTTTAAATCAAAGGTTTCACCATATCCAAAGGGATTTGCCCATTGTACTTCTAATGAACCACTAAATCCTTTATACCATTTGTCTTCTTCTTTTTTTGGAGGTGACCATTGAATTCCGCCTATTAACTTTCCTAATTTTTCTTTTTCAATAGGCGTAATCTTAAAACCTATTATATTTTCATCTTGTTGATATGGAACAATTTCTACATTTTCAAAAAAACCGGTTCCCACAAATGAGATATAGGTATCCTGAAGTTTTTTCTGATTAACGGGTTCTCCAGGTTTAATTTTTACCAGGGAATCGACTATATATTTTTGAGTCTTTGCATCTTCTTTTTGAATTACTTCTACATCTCCAACCTTTGCTTCCTTTATTTCAAACACTAATTTTTGTTCCTCAGCTTTATATTCGGGTATTATAGCTGTATATAAGTATCCCTCTTTGATGTATAACTGTTGAACAGCATCATATGCATATAAAAGATCTAGATTATAGGCGTAGGTTATTGGACTTACATACTTTGTTACTTGCTCATTTAACCTAAATAGAGGTATACTCTCATTTCCAATAAATTCTATCTCTTCTATAAAAACGGGTTCTTTATCAATTAACCTTCTTAAACTTCCGTTG is a window of Defluviitoga tunisiensis DNA encoding:
- a CDS encoding aspartate kinase, with product MNIVVQKYGGSSVSDAERMKNVAKKIQSKVLKGFKVLAVVSAMGDTTNRLIKLANEIVQRPEPRELDMLLTTGEQISASLLAMVLNEMGINARSVNAFQLKIITTSDFTEAQIKNVNREYIYQSLEKYDVLVVTGFQGITEEGDLTTLGRGGSDTSAVALAAYLKAPCEIYSNFPGIYTVDPKLYPQAKKLKYVTHDEMLEMAALGAKVLHPRSVEIAKKYNVTIYCASSFSDEEGSYVVSAYENYLEEPTVTGLSADDNQIQVTILNLPTDFLLVNKVFEVAAENNLNIDMISMINDHDKVNVSFSIVESGLENVDKVFNGFLKNVDGTKINYKNGLVKISIVGVGMRKARGVASRFFKAMENIPITLVTTSEIKISCLVPTEYKNRAVNILAKEFNL
- the ispD gene encoding 2-C-methyl-D-erythritol 4-phosphate cytidylyltransferase: MVCAIIVAGGEGKRAGYNVPKQFQKINGKSVLRLTAEKIQNSPEIDKFIVISHKNYCEETQHEVQDLNKFISVVIGGNSRQQSVYNGLKFLRELKYKISYVAIHDAVRPFVNINKISECVKMAKEKGAAILAEKATYTMSKVQNMNIKSVLNRDEIYLHNTPQVFDFLKLLFAYSQVENMLDSFTDDASIYHYCGFNIYIVEDDKNNIKLTTKEDFLLAEYLLKLGY
- a CDS encoding aspartate aminotransferase family protein — its product is MTFLKMYDTFPIEIERAKGVYIFDKKGQKYLDTFAGIGVMSLGHSNPGLLETIKSKLERYMHVSNFFLDEDTLIVSQQLVKFTEKNGSVYFTNSGTEATEAALKAIKKRATPKRNKIIYFENAFHGRTLGSLSINGFKNLREPFEPLIPNTVELKFNDIDDLSNFFDSFGEETLAVFVEPILGSGGVIPIKLEFARAIERYKERYNFILVCDEIQSGLGRTGKIFAYQHYSLSPDIITVAKSLGGGLPLGATIFLENISQAFEKGEHGSTFSPNPVATAGARYILEKLPSLLEDVAKKGEYIIKGLKNKKISRIKEIRGKGLMLGIELKESMPNIINEALDLGLLLNVVKGKVIRLLPALNIEYEEIDEMIDKLEVLLK
- the dapD gene encoding 2,3,4,5-tetrahydropyridine-2,6-dicarboxylate N-acetyltransferase; the encoded protein is MNSQEIINYIANSKKMTPIKVYLSGKLNFIDFSNLDFFGNDKFGILFCDEKEFKKLYGENKDYIEKYKIEMDRKNSAIPLADLSKYNARIEPGAVIRDMVEIGSGCVIMMGAIINIGAQIGENTMIDMNAVIGGRAEIGRNCHIGAGAIVAGVIEPPSAQPVVIEDNVMIGANAVILEGIRIGKGSIVAAGSVVLSDVEPFSVVAGVPAKFVKHVDEKTKSKTQLIDELRKLEN
- a CDS encoding amidohydrolase; the encoded protein is MIPTPYELRHALHSYPELAFEEIKTTQLLESSIDEIARFYQVDLKIYKPLSTGLVVEYSYGENNDEYILFRADIDALNIKEQTDIKFKSKNEYMHACGHDVHTSILYGLLLDVVKNRIKKNIIFLFQPAEESKGGAEKIIESKFLDRYNIKKAFALHVTDEYPFGTVATTRGVMFASSMEIIVTFEGEASHLAFPQYSKNALNALRLFLDCLDKIPRDPMIPFIFGIGKVSAGRAINIVPDEAKLEGSVRSVSSEINLEYFQTLKNILEGILLITKVSYKLDRGSFYVEVENDKELYDNYVTVLSQKFDVVDCGMKMTAEDFGFISKKYPSLMCWLGTSKGKKFGLHSPKFLPDDDSIDLGIKLFKTFLEM
- a CDS encoding PHP domain-containing protein, translated to MRIDLHVHSTGSDGTNSPEELINMAVDKKIQVFSITDHDTLDGIKDINFLENRLLNNLIFVPGVEISAEFPTTLHLLGYAFDIENEKLNQSLKTLQEFREERNLMMIQKMQKLGFDITEEELLEEAGGDLIGRPHFASLMVKKGYVKNTQEAFERYLKRGASVYIDKKRLPYTEAIELITQAGGIVVLAHPYQTQLEEQELEKLVKLLKDAGLAGIEVFYPHHTKKMIEEYKRLARKYDLIITAGSDFHGENKMGIELGLEVVEHEILPFLKILRKH
- a CDS encoding ROK family protein; this translates as MLVVGIDLGGTEIKAGLVDSEKGIIKKTSHPTEVEKGNKKVIENITLVALELMKGVKVQSIGIGSPGSIDRGKGIVRFSPNFPEWHDFELGENIKQNTGVEVFVENDANAFALGEWYFGKAKGLTDFIALTLGTGIGSGVVCNGLFLTGKNGLAPELGHMVVIPNGPQCGCGNRGCVEAIASAKSIAREARNLLERYPNSLVLNLAGSKEKIESKHVFDAYKQNDPLAKVVVNFAIDALAQAIGNYIHAFNPEKIIIGGGMSKAGDALFIPLKQTVNKFVMTSFANTYSIEQSLLVEDAGILGAASAALYGGRVI